The following are encoded together in the Solenopsis invicta isolate M01_SB chromosome 14, UNIL_Sinv_3.0, whole genome shotgun sequence genome:
- the LOC105207583 gene encoding heparan sulfate glucosamine 3-O-sulfotransferase 5, giving the protein MPNKARPRQEWSPQSPIDVLWMPRSAMRLAEGDASDCILVVGVSRSKMAVAFLSVALLSLFLTFHILYDSAVYSLHAVSAVEGRTVELVSQVHATPPLLFSNSKVHFPRTNRHLPQAIIIGVRKCGTRALLEMLFLHPQIQKAAGEVHFFDRDDNYGKGLEWYRRKMPYSFKGQITIEKSPSYFVTPEVPERIRAMNGSVKLLLIVREPVTRAISDYTQLRTHAATASTLTNGTPQQQQQQQQQVARTFEELVMRPDGTINESYRPVAISLYHTYMHRWLEVFPREQILIVNGDQLIEDPVPQLRRIENFLGLEPRIGRHNFYFNHTKGFYCLRNDTSEKCLKESKGRRHPRVSPVVVTKLRKFFNEHNQRFYELVGEDLGWPEE; this is encoded by the exons GTGGATGCCCCGCTCCGCCATGAGGCTGGCCGAGGGTGACGCGTCGGATTGCATTTTGGTGGTCGGCGTATCCAGATCGAAAATGGCCGTCGCTTTTTTATCAGTCGCCCTGCTGTCCCTCTTCCTCACCTTCCACATACTCTACGACAGCGCCGTTTACAGCCTCCATGCGGTTTCCGCCGTCGAAGGACGCACGGTGGAACTGGTGTCTCAG GTACACGCGACGCCGCCTCTCCTCTTCTCCAACTCCAAGGTTCACTTCCCGCGCACGAATCGCCATCTTCCCCAGGCCATCATAATCGGCGTACGCAAATGCGGCACGAGGGCACTGCTGGAGATGCTCTTCCTGCACCCGCAGATACAGAAGGCGGCCGGTGAGGTCCACTTCTTCGACCGTGACGACAACTACGGGAAGGGTCTGGAATGGTATCGCCGCAAGATGCCCTACTCCTTCAAGGGACAGATCACGATCGAGAAGAGCCCCAGTTACTTCGTGACGCCCGAGGTGCCCGAGAGAATCCGCGCGATGAACGGCAGCGTCAAGTTGCTGCTGATCGTGCGGGAACCGGTCACCCGGGCGATATCGGATTACACGCAATTGCGCACGCACGCTGCGACCGCATCTACACTGACCAACGGCACGccgcaacagcagcaacaacagcaacagcaagTAGCGCGTACGTTCGAGGAGCTCGTTATGCGACCCGACGGTACCATTAATGAATCCTATAGACCGGTCGCCATTTCCCTCTATCACACCTACATGCATCGTTGGCTGGAAGTGTTCCCCAGAGAGCAGATTCTCATAGTGAACGGCGATCAATTGATCGAAGATCCGGTGCCTCAGCTGCGCCGAATTGAGAATTTCCTCGGGCTCGAACCGCGTATCGGGCGACACAACTTCTACTTTAACCACACCAAGGGCTTCTACTGCCTGAGGAACGATACTTCGGAGAAGTGTTTGAAGGAGAGTAAGGGGCGACGTCATCCGCGTGTCAGTCCGGTGGTTGTGACGAAGCTGAGGAAGTTCTTCAACGAGCACAATCAACGTTTCTACGAACTCGTCGGAGAGGATCTCGGCTGGCCAGAGGAATAA